One stretch of Thermodesulfovibrio thiophilus DSM 17215 DNA includes these proteins:
- a CDS encoding FmdB family zinc ribbon protein → MPIYEYKCLSCGKISEYLVGLMQKNYEIVCKYCGSKNIQKIFSSVNISTESLSKGGKTCCGRTERCDSPPCSAGESCRRNK, encoded by the coding sequence ATGCCAATTTATGAATATAAATGTCTTAGTTGTGGAAAAATAAGTGAGTATCTTGTTGGCCTAATGCAAAAAAATTACGAAATTGTCTGCAAATATTGCGGAAGCAAGAATATTCAAAAAATCTTTTCTTCGGTCAATATATCGACTGAAAGCCTATCTAAAGGAGGAAAAACTTGCTGTGGAAGGACTGAAAGATGTGACAGTCCTCCATGTTCAGCTGGAGAAAGTTGCAGAAGAAATAAATAG